From the Conger conger chromosome 14, fConCon1.1, whole genome shotgun sequence genome, one window contains:
- the abraa gene encoding actin-binding Rho-activating protein: MATAAAPDSRPGAKAIRRFRCAVMVTGLAKSWQTWATKNSERQESVPAGWVPDSVQEDVNKEKRVRSEVKHAVKARAVEADGGEDGCGIRTGAVTRTVEPVRSACASGVVGAVKEKIDGGHLGSEEVKPFLGGESPTRRRHCSSKASGGLRAWAQLGKEVRRMGSRSSSLDTEDSGLGEEAGLSDNSEEQESPRKSRPKIRVSSMGDLKAKWAQWSQQHIDGQKLNPFSEEFDYDLAMSQRLQKGDEGYGKPKEGTKTAERGERAQRHIRREMDDMCYIIRDMGRVGEDGRICMTFGRLFGRYVKISDKVVGILLRCRKHGMLDFPGEMLWQGQDDDIIITLLD, encoded by the exons ATGGCTACCGCGGCCGCGCCAGACAGCCGGCCGGGCGCCAAGGCGATCAGGAGGTTCCGGTGCGCCGTCATGGTAACCGGCCTGGCGAAGAGCTGGCAGACCTGGGCCACCAAGAACTCGGAGAGACAGGAGTCCGTTCCCGCCGGGTGGGTCCCCGACTCGGTCCAGGAGGACGTGAATAAAGAGAAGAGGGTGCGCAGCGAGGTGAAGCATGCGGTCAAGGCCCGGGCGGTGGAGGCCGACGGCGGGGAGGACGGGTGCGGGATCAGGACGGGCGCGGTCACCAGGACCGTGGAGCCCGTCCGGAGCGCCTGCGCCAGCGGCGTGGTCGGCGCCGTCAAGGAGAAGATCgacggcggccatcttggctcGGAGGAAGTGAAGCCCTTCCTGGGCGGGGAGTCGCCCACCAGGCGGCGGCACTGCTCCTCCAAGGCCAGCGGGGGGCTGAGGGCCTGGGCGCAGCTGGGGAAGGAGGtgcggaggatgggctcccgcAGCAGCAGCCTGGACACCGAGGACAGCGGGCTGGGGGAGGAGGCCGGGCTCAGCGACAACAGCGAGGAGCAGGAGAGTCCCCGCAAGAGCAGGCCCAAG ATCCGCGTGAGCTCCATGGGGGACCTGAAGGCCAAGTGGGCCCAGTGGTCCCAGCAGCACATCGACGGACAAAAACTCAACCCCTTCAGCGAGGAGTTCGACTACGACCTCGCCATGTCCCAGCGCCTCCAGAAGGGCGACGAGGGCTACGGCAAGCCCAAGGAGGGCACCAAAACGGCCGAGCGGGGCGAGAGGGCCCAGAGGCACATCCGCAGGGAGATGGACGACATGTGCTACATCATCCGGGACATGGGCCGCGTGGGCGAGGACGGCAGGATCTGCATGACCTTCGGGAGGCTCTTCGGCCGCTACGTGAAGATCTCCGACAAGGTGGTGGGCATCCTCCTACGCTGCAGGAAGCACGGGATGCTGGACTTCCCCGgcgagatgctgtggcaggggCAGGACGACGACATCATCATCACCCTCCTGGACTGA